GCGCGCCGGCGGGGCGGGCGGGGGCCAGGACCTCGGACGGCAGGGCGCCGCTGCAGTGCGCCACCACGCTGCCGGGCCGGAACGCCCCGGCGTCCGCCAGGGCCCGGCAGACGTTCCCGATCACGTCGTCCGGCGTGGCGAGGAACGTCAGGTCCGCCTCGCGGGTCAGGTCGGCGGCATCCTGCACCGGCCGCCCGGCGCCCGCGTAGTCGCAGGCCCGGCGCGCCGCATCGGCCGACGGGGCGGCCACGCCCAGCAGCCGGTAGCCGGCCCGCGTGAGCAGGCGGGCCAGGGCGGGGCCGACGCGGCCCGCCCCGACGATGACGACCTGCACGCCCACGTGTGGTGTTCCTCCGGCTCAGGGACGGCGGCGGCTACTCCAGGTTCGCGTGACGGTCGCTGAGGCGGCGTTTGGGGATGCCCTTGCGCTCCAGGATGGAGTAGACGAGTCCGTCGAAGTAGAGCAGCAGCGCCTGCTCGAACAGGGTGTTGTTGTGCGGTCCCAGCACGTAGCGATAGCGCTTCTTGACGTCTTTGCCCGTGACCGGCACCACGATGACGTGGTCGGCGTTGCGCGCGAAGGGGGAGTCGGGCACGGCCGTGAGGGCGGCAACGCTGGCCTTCGACTCGCGGGCGATGCGGGCGAACTGCACCGTGCTCATCGTCGTGCCGGAGCACGAGATGCCGACCATCAGGTCGCCGCGCCGGATGCGCGGGCAGGTGGCCTCGCCGGGCACGTGGGCGTCCAGCCCCATCTGCATCAGCCGCATGGCCAGGCACTGGCCGATGTAGCCCGAGCGGCCCTTGCCGGTCACGAACACGCGCCTGGCCTTCAGCAGCATCTGGGTGAGGCGCTCGGCCGCCCCGACGTCCATCTCCTGGAGCAGCAGGCTGATGCCGTTCAGGCGTGCGTTGACGATG
This sequence is a window from Candidatus Brocadiaceae bacterium. Protein-coding genes within it:
- a CDS encoding SIS domain-containing protein, which encodes MEKTRADLFDIVNARLNGISLLLQEMDVGAAERLTQMLLKARRVFVTGKGRSGYIGQCLAMRLMQMGLDAHVPGEATCPRIRRGDLMVGISCSGTTMSTVQFARIARESKASVAALTAVPDSPFARNADHVIVVPVTGKDVKKRYRYVLGPHNNTLFEQALLLYFDGLVYSILERKGIPKRRLSDRHANLE